One segment of Setaria viridis chromosome 4, Setaria_viridis_v4.0, whole genome shotgun sequence DNA contains the following:
- the LOC117852426 gene encoding NF-X1-type zinc finger protein NFXL1: MQPSADRRRGGEPVATASRPVWRPRSSAPAAGPDAAAPILPLPTPAAETRPPHRRPRRPNHGNNHNRRPGGPPQEQHDDAGHNRRPAPHQEQNDSAGHHRRPAPHQEQNGNAGRHRRGPPPERSAPAAPAPARARAPPPPPPAAAAANGRDGSVPQLVQEIQDKLARGAVECMICYDMVRRSAPIWSCDSCFSIFHLPCIRKWVRSPASAADASPAADPASPSWRCPGCQSVYDTPARDLAYTCFCRRRREPPNDHFLTPHSCGEPCSKPLERAEPPGAKGEDADATRCPHVCVLQCHPGPCPPCKAFAPDRPCPCGKQIIVRRCADRSTPVTCGRPCERMLPCRRHRCEKVCHTGPCGDCAVVISARCFCGKKNEALLCGDMVVKGKLSEEDGVFSCSEPCGRMLTCGNHVCKDMCHPGPCGECELMPGKITTCHCGKTRLQESRASCLDPIPICDKICDKNLPCGVHRCKVNCHEGECPPCLVRVEQKCRCGSSGRMVECYQVKKEEFRCNKPCGHKKNCGRHRCSECCCPLSRKFAQLEGGDWDPHLCQISCGKKLRCGQHACQLLCHSGHCPPCLETIFTDLTCACGRTSIPPPLPCGTPTPSCPHQCSVPQPCGHPASHSCHFGDCPPCVVPVMRECIGGHVMLRNIPCGSKDIRCNQPCGKNRQCGIHACNRACHPAPCDQPPANGDASSSSGGKASCGQVCGAARRECKHTCTAPCHPSSQCPDLRCEFPVTITCSCGRITATVPCGAGGASSSDNMFEVSIIQKLPMPLQPVESNGRRVPLGQRKLSCDDECAKMEKKRVLAEAFDITPPNLDALHFGENSSASDLVSDLFRRDPKWVVAIEERCKFLVLGKVRGSSSGNLKLHVFCPMLKDKRDAIRLIADRWKLSVQSAGWEPKRFITIHVTPKSKPPARILGSKAGAPVTAAHPYFDPLVDMDPRLVVAMLDLPRDADVNALVLRFGGECELVWLNDKNAIAVFNDPARAATALRRLDYGSAYQGAAMFMPSSAQASSSGNVWVGGQKDGGLAARSNPWKKPGAAEPDLSSGDWTGVAGHAPAPGWRGANTAAQVMGTQNRWNVLESDAATSSGPGEDRKTAPRTDVQNSGNAGPSVSKLQPDVEVDDWEEACE; encoded by the coding sequence ATGCAGCCCTCCGCcgatcgccgccgcgggggTGAACCCGTGGCCACCGCCTCCCGCCCCGTGTGGCgcccccgctcctccgcgccggccgcgggccccgacgccgccgccccaaTCCTGCCCCTCCCTACCCCGGCCGCGGAGACCcgcccgccccaccgccgcccgcgccgtccCAATCACGGGAACAACcacaatcgccgccccggcggccCGCCTCAGGAACAGCACGACGACGCGGGCCACAatcgccgccccgcgccgcatCAGGAGCAGAACGACAGCGCGGGCCAccatcgccgccccgccccgcatCAGGAGCAGAACGGCAACGCGGGGCGACATcgccgcggcccgccgccggaGAGGTCGGCTCCCGCGGCGCCTGCCCCTGCCCGTgcgcgcgcgcctccgcctccgcctccggctgcggcggccgcgaATGGGCGCGATGGGTCGGTGCCGCAGCTGGTGCAGGAGATCCAGGACAAGCTCGCCCGCGGCGCGGTGGAGTGCATGATCTGCTACGACATGGTGCGGCGGTCGGCGCCCATCTGGTCCTGCGACAGCTGCTTCTCCATCTTCCACCTCCCCTGCATCCGCAAGTGGGTGCGCtccccggcctccgccgccgacgcctcccCTGCAGCGGACCCCGCCTCACCGTCCTGGCGCTGCCCGGGATGCCAGTCCGTGTATGACACCCCGGCCCGTGACCTGGCCTACACCTGCTTCTGCAGGCGCCGGCGAGAGCCCCCCAATGACCACTTCCTCACTCCCCACTCCTGCGGCGAGCCCTGCTCCAAGCCTCTCGAGAGGGCGGAGCCGCCGGGCGCCAAGGGGGAGGATGCTGATGCCACCAGGTGCCCGCACGTCTGTGTCCTGCAGTGCCACCCGGGACCGTGCCCGCCCTGCAAGGCATTTGCGCCGGACAGGCCCTGCCCCTGTGGGAAGCAGATCATCGTGCGGCGGTGCGCGGACCGCAGCACGCCCGTGACCTGTGGCCGCCCGTGCGAGCGGATGCTGCCCTGCAGAAGGCATCGTTGCGAGAAGGTCTGCCACACTGGGCCTTGTGGGGATTGCGCTGTTGTTATCTCTGCACGGTGCTTCTGCGGGAAGAAGAATGAGGCATTGCTGTGTGGAGACATGGTGGTGAAGGGGAAGCTGTCTGAGGAGGATGGGGTGTTTTCTTGCAGTGAACCATGTGGCCGCATGCTCACTTGTGGGAATCATGTCTGCAAGGATATGTGCCATCCAGGGCCTTGTGGTGAGTGCGAGCTCATGCCAGGGAAGATCACTACATGCCATTGCGGCAAGACAAGGCTGCAGGAGAGTAGGGCAAGTTGCTTGGACCCAATCCCAATCTGTGACAAGATCTGCGATAAGAATTTGCCATGTGGAGTGCATAGGTGCAAGGTCAATTGCCACGAGGGAGAGTGCCCACCTTGCTTGGTTCGTGTTGAGCAGAAGTGCCGTTGTGGCTCATCAGGTCGGATGGTGGAGTGTTACCAGGTCAAGAAGGAAGAGTTCCGCTGCAACAAGCCTTGTGGCCACAAGAAGAACTGCGGGAGGCATCGGTGCAGTGAGTGCTGTTGCCCACTATCAAGGAAGTTTGCTCAGCTTGAAGGTGGTGACTGGGATCCCCATCTCTGCCAGATATCATGTGGCAAGAAGCTCCGTTGTGGGCAGCATGCATGCCAGCTACTCTGCCACAGCGGTCATTGTCCCCCCTGTTTGGAGACTATATTTACTGATCTCACTTGTGCCTGTGGCAGAACTTCTATCCCGCCACCTCTGCCTTGTGGCACGCCTACTCCATCATGCCCACATCAGTGTTCAGTCCCCCAGCCTTGTGGCCATCCAGCCTCACATTCATGCCATTTTGGGGACTGTCCGCCTTGCGTCGTGCCAGTAATGAGAGAATGCATTGGGGGACATGTCATGTTGAGGAACATCCCTTGCGGATCGAAGGACATCAGGTGCAACCAACCATGTGGGAAGAATCGCCAATGTGGAATCCATGCTTGCAACAGGGCTTGCCATCCTGCCCCTTGTGATCAGCCACCTGCAAATGGGGATGCTAGCTCCAGCTCTGGTGGCAAAGCTTCTTGTGGACAGGTATGTGGTGCCGCAAGGAGAGAATGTAAGCATACATGCACTGCCCCATGCCACCCCTCATCACAATGCCCAGATTTGAGATGTGAATTTCCTGTGACTATTACCTGTTCTTGCGGCCGTATCACTGCAACTGTTCCCTGCGGTGCTGGGGGAGCCTCCAGTAGTGATAATATGTTTGAAGTATCCATCATACAGAAGTTGCCAATGCCTCTCCAGCCTGTGGAATCAAATGGGAGGAGGGTGCCGCTTGGGCAGAGGAAGCTTTCTTGTGACGATGAGTGTGCaaagatggagaagaagagggtCCTTGCTGAAGCATTTGACATCACCCCGCCCAATTTGGATGCACTGCATTTCGGTGAGAACTCAAGTGCATCTGATTTGGTTTCTGACCTGTTCCGACGGGATCCAAAGTGGGTGGTGGCAATAGAAGAGAGGTGCAAGTTCCTTGTACTTGGAAAGGTGAGGGGCAGTTCTTCAGGCAATCTCAAACTGCATGTCTTTTGCCCCATGTTGAAGGACAAGAGAGATGCTATCAGGCTCATTGCAGACCGGTGGAAGCTCTCTGTTCAGTCAGCTGGTTGGGAGCCTAAGCGTTTTATTACCATCCATGTCACACCCAAGTCGAAACCGCCTGCTCGCATCCTGGGCTCCAAGGCAGGTGCCCCCGTCACAGCTGCTCATCCTTACTTTGATCCTCTGGTTGACATGGATCCAAGGCTGGTCGTTGCAATGCTGGACCTGCCACGGGATGCTGATGTCAACGCTCTAGTCCTAAGGTTTGGTGGGGAATGTGAATTAGTCTGGCTGAATGACAAGAATGCCATAGCTGTCTTCAATGATCCAGCTAGAGCAGCGACAGCTCTGAGGCGGTTGGATTATGGGTCTGCTTACCAGGGTGCTGCAATGTTTATGCCAAGCAGCGCGCAGGCATCTTCTTCAGGCAACGTGTGGGTTGGAGGACAGAAGGATGGAGGGCTCGCTGCTAGGAGCAATCCGTGGAAGAAGCCTGGTGCTGCTGAGCCTGACCTGTCCTCAGGAGACTGGACTGGTGTGGCTGGCCATGCTCCAGCGCCAGGATGGAGAGGCGCCAACACCGCCGCTCAAGTCATGGGAACCCAGAACCGATGGAATGTTCTGGAATCTGATGCTGCCACAAGCTCTGGTCCAGGTGAGGATCGGAAGACTGCTCCTCGCACCGACGTACAGAATTCTGGGAATGCTGGGCCGTCAGTGAGCAAGCTGCAGCCAGATGTTGAGGTGGACGACTGGGAAGAAGCTTGCGAATGA
- the LOC117852041 gene encoding E3 ubiquitin-protein ligase APD2, protein MNILNALVSFASRWFLYFVVAVVILAVFYCFLKQLADDAGTEHEPIRRQDATGRETEPILPRKEVFFSYGATGEQPESSVCPAEDSDSDKMCKICYDAPRSCFFIPCGHCFTCFTCARRIVEEENKACPICRRLIHRVKRVESP, encoded by the exons ATGAATATCTTGAATGCTCTGGTCTCCTTTGCTTCCCGATGGTTCCTGTACTTCGTTGTAGCAG TGGTTATACTAGCGGTGTTCTACTGCTTCCTGAAGCAACTAGCAGATGATGCTGGCACAGAGCATGAACCAATTCGGCGTCAAGATGCAACAGGCCGCGAAACTGAACCGATCCTTCCAAGAAAAGAGGTGTTTTTCAGCTACGGAGCAACTGGAGAGCAGCCTGAGTCCAGCGTGTGCCCCGCTGAAGATTCAGATAGTGACAAGATGTGCAAAATCTGCTACGATGCTCCCCGGAGTTGCTTCTTCATACCCTGCGGCCATTGCTTTACCTGCTTTACATGCGCAAGGAG GATCGTGGAAGAGGAAAACAAGGCCTGCCCGATCTGTCGGAGGCTGATCCACAGAGTAAAAAGAGTCGAGAGCCCTTAG
- the LOC117853888 gene encoding cytosolic sulfotransferase 5, giving the protein MATSGSSSQVGPVPFMDVENDTDMVTVVTESPPEEHAGLVSGLPCCTVAGMSNMKLHCYQGFWIRESWVPAAVALKRRFEPRPDDVIVASPMKCGTTWLIALTFATMARRAQPPNAVDHPLRHLNPHQCLPFLEGLFAGGRESELDGFPSPRLMNTHMPLAMIPRAAPPAAGDGSGCRVVYICREPKDMAVSLWHYFRRVHPGLTLGDIVDGACDGTTPGGPFWDHILGYWRASAARPENLLFLRYEDLLRDPSENVRRLARFVGLPFSAAEEDAGVVRGIVELCSLDSLRGMEANRTGYVDSRIKIPREALFRKGVSGDWKNHMTPEMVRRMDEIIADKLHASGITFQ; this is encoded by the coding sequence ATGGCGACCAGCGGATCTAGTTCTCAAGTAGGCCCCGTCCCGTTCATGGACGTCGAGAACGACACCGACATGGTCACCGTCGTGACGGAGAGTCCTCCAGAAGAGCACGCCGGCCTGGTCTCCGGCCTACCATGCTGCACGGTCGCCGGCATGTCCAACATGAAGCTCCACTGCTACCAGGGCTTCTGGATACGGGAGAGCTGGGTCCCGGCGGCCGTCGCGCTCAAGCGCCGCTTCGAGCCCCGCCCCGACGACGTCATCGTCGCCAGCCCGATGAAGTGCGGGACCACGTGGCTCATCGCGCTGACGTTCGCCAcgatggcgcggcgcgcgcaACCGCCCAACGCCGTCGACCACCCACTCCGCCACCTGAACCCGCACCAGTGCCTCCCGTTCCTGGAGGGCCTattcgccggcggccgggagaGCGAGCTCGACGGGTTCCCATCCCCGCGGCTCATGAACACGCACATGCCGCTCGCCATGATCCCGCGTGccgcaccgccggccgccggcgacggcagcggctgCAGGGTCGTCTACATCTGCAGGGAGCCCAAGGACATGGCCGTCTCCCTGTGGCACTACTTCCGGCGAGTTCATCCGGGGCTGACACTGGGCGACATCGTCGACGGTGCCTGCGACGGCACCACGCCGGGCGGGCCGTTCTGGGACCACATCCTCGGCTACTGGCGCGCCAGTGCGGCGAGGCCGGAGAACTTGCTCTTCCTGCGGTACGAGGACCTTCTGCGCGACCCCTCGGAGAACGTCCGGAGGCTGGCGCGGTTCGTCGGGCTGCCGTTctccgcggcggaggaggacgccggcgttGTCCGGGGCATCGTCGAGCTGTGCAGCCTCGACAGCCTGAGGGGCATGGAGGCGAATAGGACCGGCTACGTGGACTCGCGTATCAAGATCCCACGCGAAGCTCTCTTCAGGAAGGGTGTGTCCGGCGACTGGAAGAACCATATGACGCCGGAGATGGTGCGCCGCATGGACGAGATCATCGCCGACAAGCTACACGCCTCAGGAATCACGTTTCAGTGA
- the LOC117853193 gene encoding 16.0 kDa heat shock protein, peroxisomal: protein MADFFFGSPFRRRFFHARPFPAVEWSSSGAAAMDWVETPAAHVLRINVPGLGKDDVKVQVEEGNVLTVRGDPPAGKEKGDGEHGDGAVWHVAERGKPEFARAVALPEDVRVDRIRAGVENGVLTVVVPKEPATARPKPRPIAVHSKL from the coding sequence ATGGCTGACTTCTTCTTCGGGAGCCCGTTCCGGCGCCGCTTCTTCCACGCGCGGCCCTTCCCGGCCGTGGAGTGGTCCtcctccggcgcggcggccatggactGGGTGGAGACCCCGGCCGCCCACGTGCTCCGCATCAACGTGCCGGGGCTCGGCAAGGACGACGTCAAGGTCCAGGTCGAGGAAGGGAACGTGCTCACCGTCCGGGGCGACCCGCCCGcggggaaggagaagggcgACGGGGAGCACGGGGACGGGGCGGTGTGGCACGTGGCGGAGCGCGGGAAGCCGGAGTTCGCGCGCGCGGTGGCGCTGCCGGAGGACGTGCGGGTGGACCGGATCAGGGCCGGCGTGGAGAACGGGGTGCTCACCGTCGTGGTGCCCAAGGAGCCCGCCACGGCCCGGCCCAAGCCCAGGCCCATCGCTGTCCACAGCAAGCTCTGA